A single region of the Onychomys torridus chromosome 11, mOncTor1.1, whole genome shotgun sequence genome encodes:
- the LOC118592722 gene encoding olfactory receptor 6P1 codes for MRNLSGSHVEEFVLVGFPTSPSFQLLLFVFFFAIYLLTLLENILIVSTVWLTPSLHRPMYFFLGHLSFLELWYINVTIPRLLGAFLTQDGRVSYVGCMTQLYFFIALACTECVLLAVMAYDRYLAICEPLRYPSLMPPSLATRLAAASWGSGFFSSMMKLLFISRLSYCGPNIINHFFCDISPLLNLTCSDKEQAELVDFLLALVMILLPLVAVVSSYAAIIVAILKIPTAQGRHKAFSTCTSHLAVVVIYYSSTLFTYARPRAMYTFNYNKIISVLYTVIVPFLNPAIYCLRNKEVKDAFRKTVLGKCHHTRDAAD; via the coding sequence ATGAGAAATTTGAGTGGAAGCCATGTGGAGGAATTTGTCTTGGTCGGCTTTCCTACCTCTCCATCTTTCCAGCTActcctctttgtcttcttttttgcAATTTATCTGTTGACATTGCTGGAAAATATACTCATTGTTTCTACAGTCTGGCTCACCCCGAGCCTCCATcgccccatgtacttcttccttggtCACCTCTCCTTCCTGGAACTATGGTACATCAATGTTACTATTCCCAGACTCTTGGGAGCCTTTCTTACCCAGGACGGTAGAGTCTCTTACGTAGGTTGCATGACCCAGCTCTACTTCTTTATTGCCTTAGCCTGCACTGAATGTGTCCTGTTGGCAGttatggcctatgaccgctaccTGGCCATCTGTGAACCCCTGCGCTATCCTAGTCTCATGCCTCCTAGCCTGGCCACTCGCCTTGCAGCTGCTTCTTGGGGCAGCGGTTTCTTCAGTTCCATGATGAAGCTACTTTTCATTTCTCGACTGTCCTACTGTGGGCCCAATATCATCAACCACTTTTTCTGTGATATCTCCCCACTGCTCAATCTCACCTGCTCAGACAAGGAACAAGCAGAGTTAGTAGACTTCCTGCTAGCACTGGTGATGATTCTGCTCCCTCTAGTGGCTGTGGTTTCCTCATACGCTGCCATCATTGTAGCCATCTTGAAGATCCCCACTGCCCAGGGACGGCAcaaagccttctccacctgcacCTCCCATCTGGCAGTGGTTGTCATCTACTATTCCTCCACTCTCTTCACCTACGCACGGCCCCGAGCCATGTACACCTTCAACTATAACAAGATCATCTCTGTGCTCTACACTGTCATCGTACCATTCCTCAACCCAGCCATCTACTGCTTAAGAAACAAGGAGGTGAAAGATGCTTTCAGGAAGACCGTACTGGGGAAGTGCCACCATACTAGGGATGCTGCAGATTGA